A part of Fibrobacter sp. UWR4 genomic DNA contains:
- a CDS encoding fibrobacter succinogenes major paralogous domain-containing protein has product MKLSSIVLCSLLLSAFSFAETIKDSQGNEYTTVKIGDQVWMAQNLNVKTDRSYCYDNDPANCEMYGRLYTWAAAMKLPEYCNDNYNDPRKDSRCKTPDPWQGICPDGFKVPNQRDFIYLDDFFAEGGAGKYLKSSKGWKNNGNGNDRFGFALLPAGSRIKNGEYSDKGNDAILWTSDIVIARQWSGQDKIRAYAVFFDANSQGLNFEDIGRPNGFSLRCIKVMRAEDY; this is encoded by the coding sequence ATGAAATTATCCTCTATTGTTCTATGTTCGCTACTCTTGTCGGCTTTCTCTTTCGCTGAGACGATAAAAGATTCACAAGGGAATGAATACACCACTGTAAAAATTGGTGACCAAGTCTGGATGGCACAAAACCTCAATGTAAAAACAGACCGTTCCTATTGTTACGACAACGATCCAGCCAACTGCGAAATGTATGGACGACTTTACACTTGGGCGGCTGCAATGAAATTGCCAGAATACTGTAACGATAACTATAACGATCCGCGTAAAGATTCTAGATGTAAAACACCGGATCCTTGGCAGGGGATTTGTCCGGACGGCTTTAAAGTTCCAAATCAAAGAGACTTTATTTATCTTGATGATTTTTTTGCGGAGGGGGGGGCCGGTAAGTATTTGAAATCTTCTAAAGGATGGAAAAATAATGGCAATGGTAACGATCGTTTTGGATTCGCTCTTCTTCCTGCTGGAAGTCGCATAAAAAACGGAGAGTACTCTGACAAAGGAAACGATGCGATTCTGTGGACTAGTGACATTGTTATCGCAAGACAGTGGAGTGGTCAGGATAAAATCCGAGCATACGCGGTTTTTTTCGATGCTAATTCCCAAGGTTTGAATTTCGAAGATATTGGCAGACCGAATGGCTTTTCTCTCCGCTGCATAAAAGTAATGCGTGCTGAGGACTATTAA
- a CDS encoding FISUMP domain-containing protein yields MKMVIAAFVLSAFGLMGCGSEKSEMIPGPNVTDADGNEYPTVKIGNQLWMAKNLNVNVHGSVCYDKDPANCEKFGRLYTWGAAKMACPSGWHLPSREEFDSFLATVGASEKERSKNLRAGSWENGKDKYGFSALPAGEYASREKFNELGDFTRFWSSTADGDTGAYYLIIVPYADVSHDNEYHRRLSVRCLQDSNEGGEASSQPPSGTLKDSRDGQAYKTVKIGNQVWMAKNLNVDVPGSMCYGNDPDNCVKYGRLYTSWEVAKMACPSGWHLPSRGEFESLLTTVGASAKNLRAGSWENGKDKYGFSALPAGYYHGTYKQCDGLDYETIFCSSTEDGDPGAYYLSIADYNAGVHSYGKGIGCSVRCIQDSN; encoded by the coding sequence ATGAAGATGGTAATAGCTGCATTTGTCTTGTCGGCTTTTGGCTTGATGGGCTGTGGTTCTGAAAAATCCGAAATGATTCCTGGTCCGAATGTGACTGATGCCGACGGAAACGAGTATCCTACGGTAAAAATCGGTAATCAACTTTGGATGGCTAAAAATCTGAATGTGAATGTTCATGGGTCAGTGTGCTATGACAAGGATCCTGCCAACTGTGAAAAGTTCGGCCGCCTATACACCTGGGGGGCTGCAAAGATGGCTTGTCCCAGTGGCTGGCACTTGCCTAGCAGGGAGGAGTTTGACAGCTTTCTGGCTACCGTAGGGGCTTCTGAAAAAGAACGATCTAAAAATCTACGCGCAGGTAGTTGGGAAAACGGAAAAGACAAATACGGATTTTCCGCTCTCCCTGCTGGCGAGTACGCCAGCAGGGAGAAGTTCAACGAATTGGGCGACTTCACCAGATTTTGGTCTTCTACGGCGGACGGTGACACCGGCGCCTACTACCTGATCATCGTCCCCTACGCGGACGTCTCCCACGACAACGAGTACCACAGACGACTCTCGGTGCGTTGTCTCCAGGACTCTAACGAGGGTGGCGAAGCATCCTCGCAGCCACCGAGCGGAACTTTAAAGGATTCCCGTGATGGTCAGGCTTACAAGACTGTGAAAATTGGCAATCAGGTTTGGATGGCGAAGAACCTGAATGTGGATGTGCCGGGTTCCATGTGCTATGGCAACGATCCTGACAACTGTGTAAAATACGGTCGCCTGTACACCTCCTGGGAGGTTGCAAAGATGGCTTGTCCCAGTGGCTGGCACTTGCCTAGTAGGGGAGAATTTGAAAGTCTTCTGACTACTGTAGGGGCTTCTGCTAAAAATCTACGCGCAGGTAGTTGGGAAAACGGAAAAGACAAGTATGGCTTTTCCGCTCTCCCTGCTGGCTACTACCACGGCACCTACAAGCAGTGCGATGGTTTGGACTACGAAACCATATTTTGTTCTTCTACGGAGGACGGTGACCCCGGCGCCTACTACCTGAGCATCGCCGACTACAATGCGGGCGTCCACAGCTACGGCAAGGGCATCGGATGCTCGGTGCGTTGTATCCAGGACTCAAATTAG
- a CDS encoding PD-(D/E)XK nuclease family protein encodes MQESVFELLGKRETALTRSLAILLKAKPDLLLKLYNKAKKTSQSQPLMTKKSLDKLVVSAENTENDDEKTSRFDIRCSNSKWDVVVEAKVGNNSVENAQISKYKSILEKSDAQNKVLLTLTEVPQRLNPIKNVVTGTLRWLDVLEILKNEKCQVDLAEHMKNLLKVRCMNFHDIEVWAVSIKEKSQKENLENGFYIHDGLPHNPMMIAPREEKKIFGGKTRSCIERLYPVIEVFEKESPEWNSLVNTLKDCGSNFHIYKLGNPIELKKKMGREKPFSQSSAISVKFQELIDLE; translated from the coding sequence ATGCAAGAATCTGTTTTTGAGTTATTAGGAAAGAGAGAAACTGCTTTAACCAGAAGCCTGGCCATTTTGCTTAAGGCGAAGCCTGACTTGCTTTTGAAACTTTACAATAAAGCAAAGAAAACTAGTCAAAGTCAGCCACTCATGACCAAAAAGAGCCTTGATAAACTTGTCGTAAGTGCAGAGAATACAGAAAATGACGATGAAAAAACGAGTCGTTTTGATATTCGCTGTAGCAATAGTAAATGGGATGTTGTGGTAGAAGCCAAAGTTGGGAACAATTCTGTTGAAAATGCGCAAATATCAAAGTATAAGAGCATTTTGGAAAAATCCGATGCCCAAAACAAGGTATTGCTTACGTTGACAGAAGTTCCTCAACGCTTGAATCCCATTAAAAATGTAGTTACAGGGACCTTGCGTTGGCTTGATGTTCTTGAAATCTTAAAAAATGAAAAATGCCAAGTGGATCTTGCTGAACACATGAAGAATTTACTGAAGGTGAGGTGCATGAATTTTCATGACATAGAGGTGTGGGCAGTCTCTATTAAGGAGAAATCCCAAAAAGAAAACTTAGAAAACGGCTTTTATATTCATGACGGCTTACCGCACAATCCGATGATGATTGCGCCTCGTGAAGAAAAGAAAATTTTTGGTGGGAAAACACGTTCTTGCATTGAACGGCTTTACCCCGTTATTGAAGTGTTTGAGAAGGAATCTCCTGAATGGAATTCTCTGGTAAATACTTTAAAGGATTGTGGCAGCAATTTTCATATCTACAAATTAGGAAATCCCATTGAATTGAAAAAAAAGATGGGCCGTGAAAAACCTTTTAGCCAGTCGTCTGCAATTTCTGTGAAATTTCAGGAATTGATAGATCTTGAATAA
- a CDS encoding bifunctional indole-3-glycerol phosphate synthase/phosphoribosylanthranilate isomerase, producing the protein MSEDILKKIVDRRRADIERLGLTFGFDIPEKRTVGRCEFLGRPGPILEVKRASPSKGDIAPDLVPADLACTYAAAGAQAISVLTETNYFKGTLADLITVAKAVDNGDGTKKCAVLRKDFLLFEDEIDIAYRCGADAVLLIARILDDEQLIKMAKRAQSFEMQAFVEVREPDDLRKLNLVLETLDKEAAGDAAKSAERTIVAGVNSRDLATFHIDPMVPAAIRNKLPAKAVFESGVHTPADAAFARSLGFKGILVGEAVAKNPPLAAKLVAAFGAAEDNRRGDFWKTFAERRDAKRAAYGAQIPMVKICGITREEDGFAAAEMGADMLGFVFSNTKRLTNEKFVRDFTQLLRSEYEAEGKLCPLFIGVITETTTEEGKTAIKLAAEGVLDAVQFHGFAAPAFDSTCNCAEALDNLACHCEERSDAAIQAVPATLPCYNALRIGSAEDFENFAAIRKHGEPRVLLDAKVEGIPGGSGQRIPEELLREKAGETPFWLAGGITPENVAEICSKFSPELIDVSSGVEDAPGIKNAEKMMQLFEAINSL; encoded by the coding sequence ATGAGCGAAGATATTTTAAAGAAGATTGTTGACCGCAGGCGTGCAGACATTGAACGTCTTGGTCTCACCTTTGGCTTTGACATTCCCGAAAAGCGTACCGTTGGCCGTTGCGAATTCCTCGGCCGCCCGGGTCCAATTTTGGAAGTCAAGCGAGCTTCGCCCTCCAAGGGGGACATTGCCCCGGACTTGGTTCCTGCAGATTTGGCATGCACCTATGCCGCCGCCGGCGCACAGGCGATTTCAGTGCTTACAGAAACCAACTACTTCAAGGGAACTTTGGCTGACTTGATTACGGTGGCCAAGGCCGTGGATAATGGCGATGGAACCAAGAAGTGCGCCGTGCTCCGTAAGGACTTCTTGCTGTTCGAAGATGAAATCGATATCGCCTACCGCTGCGGCGCCGATGCGGTTCTTTTGATAGCCCGCATTCTGGATGACGAACAGCTGATCAAGATGGCCAAGCGCGCCCAGAGTTTCGAGATGCAGGCTTTTGTGGAAGTACGCGAACCAGATGATCTAAGAAAGCTGAATCTTGTTTTGGAAACGTTGGACAAGGAAGCCGCTGGGGACGCTGCGAAAAGTGCCGAACGCACCATCGTTGCAGGCGTAAATTCCCGCGACCTGGCAACCTTCCACATCGACCCCATGGTTCCTGCAGCTATCCGCAACAAGCTGCCGGCAAAAGCTGTCTTTGAAAGTGGCGTGCACACTCCTGCCGACGCCGCATTCGCCCGCAGCCTTGGCTTCAAGGGAATTCTCGTTGGCGAAGCCGTGGCAAAGAACCCGCCTCTGGCAGCAAAGCTGGTTGCCGCATTTGGCGCCGCCGAAGATAACCGCCGCGGAGATTTCTGGAAGACCTTTGCAGAACGCCGAGACGCCAAGCGCGCCGCCTACGGCGCACAGATTCCCATGGTCAAGATTTGCGGCATCACTCGCGAAGAGGACGGCTTTGCCGCCGCCGAAATGGGCGCCGACATGTTGGGCTTCGTTTTCAGCAACACCAAGCGTCTGACCAACGAAAAGTTCGTCCGCGACTTTACCCAGTTGCTCCGTAGCGAATACGAAGCCGAAGGAAAGCTTTGCCCCCTGTTTATTGGCGTCATTACCGAGACCACCACAGAAGAAGGCAAGACCGCCATTAAGCTTGCGGCCGAAGGCGTTCTGGACGCAGTGCAGTTCCACGGATTTGCAGCCCCCGCATTTGATTCCACATGCAATTGCGCTGAAGCGCTTGATAATCTTGCATGTCATTGCGAGGAGCGCAGCGACGCGGCAATCCAGGCAGTCCCAGCAACACTCCCCTGCTACAACGCCCTTCGCATCGGTTCCGCAGAAGACTTCGAAAACTTTGCCGCCATCCGCAAGCACGGCGAGCCCCGCGTTCTCCTGGACGCCAAGGTAGAAGGCATCCCCGGCGGATCAGGCCAGCGCATTCCCGAAGAACTGCTCCGCGAAAAAGCAGGCGAAACACCCTTCTGGCTCGCCGGCGGCATCACTCCCGAGAATGTTGCTGAAATCTGCAGCAAGTTCTCCCCGGAACTTATCGATGTTTCCAGCGGCGTGGAAGACGCTCCCGGCATCAAGAACGCAGAAAAGATGATGCAGCTGTTCGAAGCAATCAATAGTTTGTAA
- a CDS encoding Fic family protein produces the protein MRYLTLEKALDAWRKLLPVSDENRARLARRFSVDFNYNSNHIEGNTLTYGQTEILLLFGKVIGEANVRSVQEMVASEVSLKMMVAEAKIKETPLTQNFIRGLHHTLLREDYSVHRELPGGMQVGYVVHAGQYKTRPNSVITRYGDRFDYASPEETPALMTDLVDWYNAAEKEGKLSPVELAALFHYRYIRIHPFEDGNGRIARLLVNYILAKHDIPMVVVRSRKKDEYLEALHATDLAVGAAPTLGANASLRTIAPFLKYFKNMVAQEIDGDVRFLTKCGENIWWYDGECVEFRTPNYGRILNLMQSEPVLTLADIQRKIGIRISAVNKLVQHLLDCHYIERGKDVGKWHVFIVPSV, from the coding sequence ATGAGATACCTAACATTGGAAAAAGCCCTTGATGCGTGGAGAAAACTCCTGCCTGTTTCAGATGAAAATAGGGCTCGTCTTGCTCGTCGTTTTTCCGTTGACTTCAACTATAACAGCAACCATATCGAGGGGAACACCCTTACTTATGGACAGACGGAAATCCTTTTGCTGTTCGGGAAGGTGATTGGTGAAGCGAACGTGCGGAGCGTTCAGGAGATGGTGGCCAGCGAAGTGTCTCTCAAGATGATGGTGGCTGAAGCTAAAATCAAGGAAACTCCACTTACACAAAATTTTATACGAGGCCTGCATCATACTCTACTGCGGGAGGATTATTCCGTTCATCGGGAACTGCCTGGTGGAATGCAAGTCGGGTATGTGGTTCACGCAGGGCAATACAAGACCCGCCCAAATAGTGTCATTACGCGTTATGGAGATCGGTTCGACTATGCGTCACCAGAAGAAACTCCTGCACTGATGACGGATTTGGTGGATTGGTATAATGCTGCAGAAAAAGAGGGGAAGTTGTCCCCTGTGGAATTGGCTGCGCTGTTCCATTATCGGTATATTAGAATCCACCCATTCGAAGATGGAAATGGTCGAATCGCTCGTTTGCTAGTCAATTACATTTTGGCGAAACATGATATTCCCATGGTAGTTGTTCGCAGTCGAAAGAAAGACGAATATCTAGAAGCCTTGCATGCGACTGATCTGGCTGTAGGTGCTGCGCCGACATTAGGCGCGAATGCCTCGTTGCGAACTATCGCTCCATTTCTCAAGTATTTTAAGAATATGGTGGCGCAAGAAATTGATGGCGATGTTCGCTTTCTTACAAAGTGTGGTGAAAATATCTGGTGGTATGATGGCGAGTGCGTTGAATTTCGCACCCCGAATTATGGCCGTATTTTGAACCTTATGCAAAGTGAACCGGTTTTGACGCTAGCCGATATTCAGCGAAAAATTGGTATTCGAATTTCAGCTGTTAACAAGCTGGTTCAGCACCTTCTTGATTGCCATTATATTGAACGCGGGAAAGATGTTGGCAAATGGCATGTGTTTATCGTGCCGTCAGTTTAG
- a CDS encoding FISUMP domain-containing protein, with product MRKKISLMLPLLCAPLAFWACGDGESNSGTSANGSVSESDLVVATFDDLPVCSGKREGATAYVKNEKTAYICEDGKWISDDETDGDDSSSSVKPGSSSSSVNPGSSSSKKDDPMSSSSVVSSSSEKSSSSVNSSSSIESSSSSSVTLSEVEGSSSSSVIPGSDPESSSSDGNDDGKSSSSSTAKSSSSVESSSSVIPGSDPESSSSDGNDDGKSSSSSKAKSSSSVESSSSVIASSSSEELVSSSSFNKSSSSSRGLFEMSKDEFLNPKVSYGEMTDTRDNKTYKTVKIGDQVWMAENLNYYYNKGTAKSYCYGGIEANCEVTGRLYTWAAAIDSVALANDADNPQTCGYGENCTLPTVVQGVCPEGWHLPSYDEWQTLFTAVGDSSKAGTALKSQTGWKSQTGRCCR from the coding sequence ATGCGTAAAAAGATTTCGCTGATGCTTCCGCTGCTTTGTGCACCACTGGCTTTTTGGGCCTGCGGTGACGGCGAGTCCAATTCCGGGACCTCTGCAAATGGTTCTGTTTCCGAGTCCGATTTGGTTGTTGCGACTTTCGATGACTTGCCTGTTTGCAGCGGCAAGCGTGAGGGCGCTACCGCCTACGTGAAGAATGAAAAGACCGCCTACATCTGCGAAGACGGCAAATGGATTTCCGATGACGAAACGGACGGCGACGATTCCTCGTCGAGTGTCAAGCCGGGCAGTTCCTCTTCTTCTGTCAACCCAGGCTCTTCCAGTAGCAAGAAGGACGACCCGATGTCCAGTAGCAGTGTAGTTAGCTCTAGTAGCGAAAAGTCTTCTAGCTCTGTAAATTCTTCGTCATCGATTGAATCCAGTTCTTCTTCAAGTGTCACCCTGAGCGAAGTCGAAGGGTCTAGTTCCTCCAGTGTCATTCCGGGCTCCGACCCGGAATCCAGCAGCAGCGATGGTAATGACGATGGCAAGTCCTCGTCCTCTAGCACGGCTAAGTCCAGCAGTAGCGTAGAATCCAGTTCCAGTGTCATTCCGGGCTCCGACCCGGAATCCAGCAGCAGCGACGGTAATGACGATGGCAAGTCCTCGTCCTCCAGCAAGGCGAAGTCCAGCAGCAGCGTAGAATCTAGTTCCAGCGTCATTGCGAGTAGTTCTTCTGAAGAACTGGTCAGTTCCAGCAGTTTCAATAAATCCTCCAGCAGCAGTCGTGGCCTTTTTGAGATGTCGAAGGATGAATTCTTGAATCCGAAGGTTTCGTATGGCGAGATGACAGACACTCGCGACAATAAGACCTACAAGACTGTAAAAATCGGTGACCAGGTGTGGATGGCGGAGAACCTGAACTACTATTACAACAAGGGAACGGCCAAGAGCTATTGTTACGGCGGCATAGAAGCCAACTGCGAAGTGACTGGTCGCCTTTACACTTGGGCTGCGGCCATTGACTCCGTTGCTTTGGCGAACGATGCTGATAATCCTCAGACTTGCGGTTATGGTGAGAACTGTACGCTGCCGACAGTTGTTCAAGGCGTGTGCCCCGAAGGCTGGCACCTGCCGAGTTATGACGAATGGCAGACCTTGTTCACAGCGGTGGGTGACTCTAGTAAGGCGGGTACGGCACTCAAGTCGCAGACCGGCTGGAAATCGCAGACGGGGCGATGCTGCCGATAG
- a CDS encoding ATP-binding protein, with product MKSAMLNQRKERDRLLAEPYLTRQTVYDFDALLQSPNIKLLTGPRRVGKSTQAILMLRGKNFAYLNFDDNELLKGWNEEQAEMLLNEVYPNFQYLLLDEVQNVSGWDVWVGKLFRRGYNLVITGSNANMLSGEMATVLTGRYLEIKMLPFSLFETNAFNRELTKDDYLKNGGYPETVSQRAITQTYLQTLFDSIVYKDVVRRHKIRNVTDLNNVATFLLANFTGTFSYNDVADDLGLSSVATTKKFMDYLHEPFLFYYLDRYNNKLKLMKKAPRKVYVVDNGFVSSRAFSLSENLGKLLENQVFIELLRRGYDTEKSLFYYHSRNDKETDFVVREGNKVKQLIQVCYEMSNEKKEKREVGSLVECAGELKCDNLTIVTWNDERLIEKNGYVIKVVPVEKF from the coding sequence ATGAAAAGTGCCATGCTCAATCAGCGAAAAGAACGGGACCGCCTTTTGGCGGAGCCTTACCTTACACGTCAAACGGTGTATGATTTTGATGCTTTGCTCCAGAGCCCGAACATAAAGTTGTTAACGGGGCCTCGTCGCGTGGGGAAATCCACCCAGGCTATTTTGATGCTGCGCGGGAAGAATTTTGCTTACCTGAATTTCGATGACAATGAATTGCTAAAAGGCTGGAACGAGGAACAGGCGGAAATGCTGCTGAACGAGGTGTACCCGAATTTTCAGTACCTTTTGCTTGATGAAGTCCAAAATGTAAGTGGCTGGGATGTTTGGGTCGGCAAGCTTTTTCGTCGTGGGTACAACCTGGTTATAACAGGTAGTAACGCCAACATGCTTTCGGGAGAAATGGCAACAGTGCTTACGGGCCGATATCTTGAAATCAAGATGCTGCCTTTTAGTTTGTTTGAAACGAACGCGTTTAATCGGGAATTGACCAAGGACGATTATCTTAAAAACGGGGGCTATCCAGAAACGGTGTCGCAACGGGCCATAACGCAAACATACTTGCAGACACTGTTCGATTCCATTGTGTACAAGGATGTGGTTCGCAGGCACAAAATCCGAAATGTTACGGACCTGAATAATGTGGCTACTTTCCTTCTTGCAAATTTTACGGGAACATTCAGCTACAACGATGTGGCGGACGACCTTGGCCTATCCAGCGTTGCCACGACAAAAAAGTTCATGGACTATTTGCATGAGCCATTCCTGTTCTATTATCTGGATAGATACAACAACAAATTAAAACTGATGAAAAAGGCTCCGCGCAAGGTCTATGTGGTTGACAATGGCTTTGTTTCGTCGAGGGCGTTTAGTCTTAGCGAAAATCTGGGAAAACTTCTGGAAAATCAAGTCTTTATTGAATTGCTTCGCCGTGGGTACGATACCGAAAAATCCTTGTTCTACTACCATTCCCGTAATGACAAGGAAACGGATTTTGTAGTTCGTGAAGGTAACAAGGTAAAGCAGCTAATTCAAGTTTGTTACGAGATGTCGAACGAAAAAAAAGAAAAGCGAGAGGTGGGTAGCCTTGTGGAATGCGCCGGCGAACTGAAGTGCGATAACCTTACCATTGTAACATGGAATGATGAACGGCTCATTGAAAAGAACGGGTATGTTATTAAGGTCGTGCCCGTGGAAAAATTTTGA
- a CDS encoding fibrobacter succinogenes major paralogous domain-containing protein, translating to MKIEMMMNKIFIAIGMLVVCSMAGMFKDSRDGQMYKTVKIGGREWMAQNLNVEVPGSMCYDNNPANCEKYGRLYTWDAAKNACPTGWHLPSKREFNAFLVNFGTTGKERSSNLRVGNWKNGMDEYGFSVLPAGLYFNDETLTAFGYLGEQTFFWSSTEDDFGLANGGAHLLGVDYGVAGIYVGDKEYGRSVRCIRN from the coding sequence ATGAAAATAGAAATGATGATGAATAAAATCTTTATAGCTATTGGTATGCTGGTTGTGTGCTCCATGGCAGGAATGTTTAAGGATTCCCGTGATGGTCAAATGTACAAGACTGTGAAAATCGGTGGCCGTGAATGGATGGCACAAAATCTGAATGTGGAGGTGCCGGGTTCCATGTGCTATGATAACAACCCGGCCAATTGCGAAAAGTATGGCCGTTTGTACACCTGGGATGCAGCAAAGAATGCATGCCCTACGGGCTGGCATCTGCCCAGTAAGAGGGAATTTAATGCCTTTTTGGTAAATTTTGGAACTACGGGTAAAGAACGGTCTAGTAATTTGCGTGTCGGCAACTGGAAGAATGGAATGGATGAGTATGGCTTTTCTGTTCTCCCTGCAGGCCTCTATTTTAATGACGAGACTCTAACAGCTTTTGGTTATTTGGGCGAACAAACTTTCTTTTGGTCTTCTACGGAAGATGACTTTGGTTTAGCCAATGGCGGCGCCCACCTCTTGGGTGTAGATTATGGCGTTGCAGGCATCTATGTCGGCGATAAGGAATATGGGCGTTCAGTTCGTTGTATCCGAAATTAA
- a CDS encoding FISUMP domain-containing protein has protein sequence MTLVRRVRHSSRRPAGNRRRGDAADRDAYGFSALPAGRNYNGFNDAGYGAYFWSASVYGSYLADDMYLYYDGKGASMGSNYRNRGFSVRCLQN, from the coding sequence GTGACTCTAGTAAGGCGGGTACGGCACTCAAGTCGCAGACCGGCTGGAAATCGCAGACGGGGCGATGCTGCCGATAGGGATGCCTACGGCTTCTCCGCGCTCCCTGCAGGCCGCAACTACAACGGTTTCAACGATGCCGGCTACGGCGCCTACTTCTGGTCTGCTAGCGTGTACGGTAGCTACCTCGCCGACGACATGTACTTGTACTACGACGGCAAGGGTGCCAGCATGGGCAGCAACTATAGGAACCGCGGCTTCTCTGTTCGTTGTCTCCAGAACTAA